A region from the Stutzerimonas stutzeri genome encodes:
- a CDS encoding TolC family outer membrane protein, with protein MLRRLTLALAVTAASSGLAWADTAPSLSSRTDLISVYRQAVENNADLAAARAQYQATQEIVPQARAGLLPNLSAGAETSQTRTDVDTSAGSRSLSRSGTVYQATLSQPIFRADRWFQLQAAEAISEQAALEYSIAEQDLIRQTAQAYFAVLRAQDNLAAAKAEESAFKRQLDQADERFDVGLSDRTDVLEAQAGFDTARANRMIAKRQVDDAFQALFTLTNREYLALEGIEHSLPVLPPVPNDASAWVNTAAQQNLNLQAVDQAVVAAEETLRQRRAGHAPTVDAVARYSKGDNDSLGFSNTGSMDIPGFDLPRYNGDVEQSSIGLQLNIPLYSGGLTTSQSREAFYQLTQTEQQRESLRRQVVESTRNLHRAVNTDVEQVQARRQSIVSNQSALEATDIGYQVGTRNIVDVLDAQRRLFAAVRDYNNARYDYILDNLRLKQAAGTLNPGDLEDLQRFLKADYDPDSDFLPPDLSENLGRPVRVE; from the coding sequence ATGCTGCGCAGACTCACGCTGGCACTCGCTGTGACGGCCGCCTCGTCGGGGCTGGCATGGGCCGATACCGCACCCTCGCTTTCCAGCCGCACCGACCTGATCAGCGTCTACCGACAGGCAGTGGAAAATAACGCCGATCTCGCAGCCGCCAGGGCCCAGTACCAGGCGACTCAGGAGATCGTGCCCCAGGCGCGCGCCGGATTGCTGCCCAATCTGAGCGCGGGCGCCGAGACCAGCCAAACCCGTACCGATGTCGACACCAGCGCCGGTTCGAGATCGCTGTCGCGTAGCGGCACGGTCTACCAGGCGACGCTGAGCCAACCGATCTTTCGTGCCGATCGCTGGTTCCAGCTGCAGGCGGCCGAAGCCATCAGCGAGCAGGCGGCGCTCGAGTATTCCATCGCCGAGCAGGACCTGATCCGCCAGACGGCACAGGCCTATTTCGCCGTGCTGCGCGCGCAAGACAACCTGGCCGCCGCCAAGGCCGAGGAGTCAGCCTTCAAGCGGCAGCTCGATCAAGCCGATGAACGTTTCGATGTAGGCCTGTCCGATCGCACCGATGTACTTGAGGCTCAAGCCGGTTTCGATACGGCTCGCGCCAACCGCATGATCGCGAAGCGCCAGGTCGATGACGCGTTTCAGGCCCTGTTCACGCTGACCAATCGTGAATATCTGGCCCTGGAAGGTATCGAGCACAGCCTGCCCGTGCTGCCGCCCGTGCCGAACGATGCGAGCGCCTGGGTTAACACCGCAGCGCAGCAGAATCTTAATCTGCAGGCGGTTGACCAGGCAGTCGTCGCCGCCGAGGAAACATTGCGCCAGCGTCGTGCCGGCCACGCGCCGACAGTCGACGCAGTCGCGCGCTACAGCAAGGGCGACAACGACAGCCTGGGCTTTTCCAATACCGGATCCATGGACATCCCGGGGTTCGATCTGCCGCGCTACAACGGCGATGTCGAGCAGAGCAGCATTGGCCTGCAACTGAACATTCCCTTGTATAGCGGCGGGCTGACGACCTCCCAGAGCCGCGAAGCCTTCTACCAGCTGACCCAGACCGAGCAGCAGCGCGAAAGCCTGCGCCGTCAGGTGGTCGAGTCCACCCGCAACCTGCATCGCGCGGTCAATACCGATGTCGAGCAGGTGCAGGCGCGCCGGCAGTCGATTGTGTCCAACCAGAGCGCACTGGAAGCCACCGACATCGGTTACCAAGTGGGCACGCGCAATATCGTCGACGTGCTCGACGCCCAGCGCCGGCTGTTCGCCGCAGTGCGTGACTACAACAACGCGCGCTACGACTACATCCTCGACAACCTGCGTTTGAAGCAAGCCGCTGGCACGCTCAATCCGGGCGACCTCGAAGATCTGCAACGCTTCCTAAAGGCGGACTACGACCCGGACAGCGACTTCCTGCCGCCGGACCTGTCGGAGAATCTTGGCCGACCGGTGCGGGTCGAGTAA
- a CDS encoding DMT family transporter — MTGYLYLAIAITAEVIATTSMKALDGFSRPLPLLLVVAGYSLSFWMLSLVVKTIPVGIAYAIWAGLGIVLVSVAAAAIYQQKLDLPAVLGMVLIVAGVVVIQLFSSSTGH, encoded by the coding sequence ATGACTGGCTATCTGTATCTCGCTATCGCAATTACGGCCGAGGTGATCGCAACGACCTCGATGAAAGCCCTCGACGGTTTCAGTCGGCCATTACCGCTGTTACTGGTCGTCGCTGGCTACAGCCTGTCCTTCTGGATGCTCAGCCTGGTGGTCAAAACCATCCCGGTGGGCATCGCCTATGCCATCTGGGCAGGCCTCGGCATCGTGCTTGTGAGCGTCGCGGCCGCGGCGATCTATCAGCAGAAGCTCGACCTGCCGGCCGTTCTCGGCATGGTCCTGATCGTCGCGGGCGTGGTGGTGATCCAGCTGTTTTCTAGCAGCACGGGCCACTGA
- the waaA gene encoding lipid IV(A) 3-deoxy-D-manno-octulosonic acid transferase gives MNRTLYTVLFHLALPLVVIRLFWRARRAPAYAKRIGERFAVGMPVFQPGGIWVHAVSVGESIAAAPMVRALQARYPQLPITITCMTPTGSERIRALFGDSVQHCYLPYDLPCAAARFLDRLQPKLAVVMETELWPNHIHQCARRGIPVALANARLSERSARGYARFSRLTAPMLTELSLIAAQTEAEAERFRQLGARDSAVRVTGSIKFDLNVDPSLLGRAEQLRQQWGATERPIWIGASTHTGEDEILLAAHRQLLAERPDALLILVPRHPERFGSVHELCRKQGFSTVRRSLGEPPQASTQVVLGDTMGELLFLFALADVAFVGGSLVPTGGHNLLEPAALGKPVLTGPHLFNFLDIAAQLREAGALVELDSAPELAVAVMEFWRDAAKAEQARRAGYRVLKNNQGALGRLLAELERLLERR, from the coding sequence ATGAATCGTACCCTTTACACTGTGCTGTTCCATCTCGCCTTGCCCCTCGTGGTGATTCGACTGTTCTGGCGTGCCCGTCGAGCACCGGCCTATGCAAAACGCATCGGTGAACGTTTTGCCGTTGGCATGCCGGTATTTCAACCCGGCGGTATCTGGGTTCATGCGGTCTCGGTCGGCGAGAGCATTGCTGCCGCGCCGATGGTGCGTGCGTTGCAGGCACGTTACCCGCAGTTGCCGATTACCATCACCTGCATGACGCCAACCGGCTCCGAACGTATTAGGGCCTTGTTCGGCGACAGCGTGCAGCACTGCTATCTGCCCTACGATCTGCCATGCGCGGCGGCACGTTTTCTTGATCGACTGCAGCCGAAGCTGGCCGTGGTGATGGAAACCGAGCTCTGGCCCAACCACATCCATCAATGTGCGCGTCGTGGCATTCCGGTGGCACTGGCCAATGCGCGGCTGTCCGAGCGATCGGCGCGCGGCTATGCGCGCTTCTCCCGGCTGACCGCACCGATGCTGACCGAGTTGAGTCTGATCGCCGCACAAACCGAAGCCGAAGCCGAGCGTTTCCGGCAACTTGGCGCGCGCGACAGTGCAGTCAGGGTAACCGGTTCGATCAAATTCGATCTGAACGTCGACCCCTCGCTGCTCGGGCGTGCCGAACAGCTTCGTCAACAATGGGGTGCAACGGAGCGGCCGATATGGATCGGCGCGAGCACCCACACCGGCGAAGACGAAATCCTGCTGGCTGCGCATCGCCAGTTGCTGGCGGAGCGACCTGACGCCCTGCTGATCCTGGTGCCGCGTCATCCGGAGCGCTTTGGTTCGGTTCACGAACTCTGTCGCAAGCAAGGTTTCTCCACGGTTCGGCGCTCGCTTGGCGAGCCGCCCCAGGCATCGACGCAAGTGGTGCTCGGCGACACCATGGGCGAACTGCTGTTTCTCTTCGCACTGGCCGATGTGGCATTTGTGGGCGGCAGCCTGGTGCCGACCGGGGGACATAACCTGCTCGAGCCCGCAGCCCTGGGCAAGCCGGTGTTGACCGGCCCGCATCTGTTCAACTTTCTCGATATTGCAGCGCAACTGCGCGAAGCCGGAGCGCTCGTTGAGCTCGACAGCGCTCCCGAGCTGGCGGTGGCCGTCATGGAGTTTTGGCGCGACGCTGCCAAGGCGGAGCAGGCGAGGCGTGCAGGCTACCGCGTGCTAAAGAACAATCAGGGCGCGCTGGGACGCCTGCTGGCGGAGCTGGAACGTCTACTGGAACGACGTTAG